A stretch of the Bacillus anthracis str. Vollum genome encodes the following:
- a CDS encoding AAA family ATPase, producing the protein MFFLQMSGFPGSGKSTVSKYIGELTGAIIVDHDVLKSALLRSLEVKGIESTIIGGLAYDAEWALIDSYLEQGHSVILDSPCLYEGMVGKGIKLSNKHGVKYKYIECYLNDMEEINMRLQTRKRLVSQIEKVESEVAFKKWLDGGKRPLNSEYLIVNSSEPLERYAEKMMDYMSR; encoded by the coding sequence TTGTTTTTTCTGCAAATGTCAGGTTTTCCAGGGTCGGGAAAATCCACAGTTTCTAAGTATATAGGGGAGTTAACAGGTGCTATAATTGTAGATCATGACGTTTTGAAATCGGCATTGTTAAGATCACTAGAAGTGAAAGGTATTGAATCAACGATTATTGGTGGACTTGCGTATGATGCTGAATGGGCATTGATTGATTCTTATTTAGAACAAGGGCATAGTGTTATATTGGATAGTCCGTGTTTATATGAGGGAATGGTTGGAAAAGGGATTAAATTATCAAATAAACATGGTGTTAAATATAAATATATTGAGTGTTATCTGAATGATATGGAAGAGATTAATATGAGACTACAAACACGTAAGCGTCTGGTCAGTCAAATTGAAAAGGTAGAGTCGGAAGTAGCTTTTAAAAAGTGGTTAGATGGTGGTAAAAGACCTCTAAATAGTGAATATCTTATTGTGAATTCTAGTGAACCTCTAGAGCGGTATGCAGAAAAAATGATGGATTATATGAGTAGGTAG
- a CDS encoding efflux RND transporter permease subunit, producing MDRLTKFSLKNRAAVIIMVFLISILGVYSGSKLPMEFLPSIDNPAVTVTTLSPGLDAEAMTKEVTDPLEKQFRNLEHIDNITSSTHEGLSRIDIAYTSKANMKDATREVEKAINTIKLPKDATKPIVSQLNTTMIPLAQIAIQKQNGFSKADEKQIEKEIVPQLESIDGVANVMFFGKSTSELSIILDPNQLKDKNVTTEQILKVLQGKETSTPAGAVTVNKEEYNLRVIGDIKNVDDIKNITVAPHVKLQDVAQIELKQHYDTISHINGEEGTGLIIMKEPSKNAVAIGKEIDKKIKDISKQYKDQFSIKLLASTHEQVENAVTSMGKEVILGAIAATLIILIFLRNFRTTLIAVVSIPLSILLTLFLLHQSNITLNTLTLGGLAVAVGRLVDDSIVVIENIFRRLQKEYFSKDIILDATKEVAVAITSSTLTTVAVFLPIGLVSGVIGKLMLPMVLAVVYSILSSLIVALTVVPLMAFLLLKKIKHKKPSSSPRYVATLKWALSHKFIILLTSFLLFAGSIAAYVLLPKANIKSEDDTMLSINMTFPADYALETQKQKAFDFEKKLLSNSDVTDVILRMGSSAEDAQWGQTTKNNLASIFVVFKKGSDIDQYIKELKKEHNAFEPAELDYIKTSYSSSGGGNNLQFNVTATNETNLKKAATIVETKLKNMDDLSKVKTNLEDSKKEWQIHVDQTKAEQLGLTPELAAQQVAFLMKKSPIGEVSINNEKTTIMIEHKKESITKQEDILNTNILSPINGPIPLKDIATISEKQLQTEVFHKDGKETIQITAEASNEDLSKVSAEVNKAITDLDLPSGAKVNIAGATESMQENFTDLFKIMGIAIGIVYLIMVITFGQARAPFAILFSLPLAAVGGILGLIISGTPVDVNSLIGALMLIGIVVTNAIVLIERVQQNREHGMETREALLEAGSTRLRPIIMTAITTIVAMLPLLFGQSQAGSMVSKSLAVVVIGGLAVSTVLTLVVVPVMYELLDKIGRKRRSRRKINTSTETPDI from the coding sequence ATGGATAGGTTAACGAAGTTTTCATTAAAAAACCGCGCCGCTGTTATCATCATGGTTTTTCTCATTTCCATACTCGGTGTTTATTCCGGCTCTAAATTACCTATGGAATTTTTACCTAGCATCGATAATCCCGCAGTCACCGTCACAACTTTATCTCCAGGACTCGACGCTGAAGCAATGACAAAAGAAGTAACCGATCCCCTTGAAAAACAATTTCGCAACTTAGAACACATTGACAACATCACCTCTTCCACGCACGAGGGACTATCGCGTATCGATATCGCGTATACATCCAAAGCAAATATGAAAGATGCCACACGTGAAGTTGAAAAGGCCATTAATACAATTAAATTACCTAAAGATGCAACTAAACCGATAGTTAGCCAATTAAATACTACTATGATTCCACTCGCTCAAATTGCAATCCAAAAGCAAAACGGATTTTCAAAAGCAGATGAAAAACAAATCGAAAAGGAAATCGTACCACAACTCGAAAGCATTGATGGCGTTGCCAACGTTATGTTTTTTGGAAAATCAACTTCTGAATTATCTATTATACTAGATCCAAACCAATTAAAGGATAAAAACGTAACAACGGAACAAATATTAAAGGTTTTACAAGGAAAAGAAACTTCCACTCCAGCTGGAGCTGTTACCGTTAATAAAGAAGAATATAACCTTCGTGTCATCGGGGATATAAAAAATGTAGATGACATTAAAAACATCACTGTTGCGCCTCACGTTAAATTGCAAGATGTTGCTCAAATTGAACTTAAACAACACTACGATACAATCTCACATATAAACGGTGAAGAAGGCACTGGATTAATCATCATGAAAGAACCAAGTAAAAATGCAGTTGCAATCGGAAAAGAAATCGATAAGAAAATTAAAGATATAAGTAAACAATATAAAGATCAGTTTTCTATTAAACTTTTAGCATCAACTCATGAGCAAGTTGAAAATGCAGTTACTAGTATGGGAAAAGAAGTAATCCTTGGAGCAATTGCTGCAACTCTAATTATCTTAATCTTTTTACGTAACTTCCGAACGACACTCATCGCTGTTGTCAGTATTCCATTATCTATTTTATTAACACTCTTTTTACTACACCAATCTAACATCACACTTAACACTCTAACACTTGGTGGTTTAGCCGTTGCAGTTGGACGTCTCGTCGATGATAGCATCGTTGTCATTGAGAATATTTTCCGCCGTTTACAAAAAGAATATTTCTCTAAAGATATTATTCTCGATGCAACGAAAGAGGTCGCCGTCGCAATTACTTCTTCTACTTTAACAACGGTCGCTGTTTTTTTACCTATCGGCCTCGTATCAGGAGTAATCGGAAAATTAATGTTACCTATGGTATTAGCGGTTGTATATTCTATACTATCATCCTTAATCGTCGCACTAACAGTTGTTCCACTTATGGCTTTTTTACTACTCAAAAAAATAAAACACAAAAAGCCAAGTTCTTCACCACGATATGTCGCTACATTAAAGTGGGCTCTTTCGCATAAATTCATTATTCTACTTACTTCTTTTTTATTATTCGCAGGATCGATTGCCGCCTATGTACTACTACCGAAAGCGAATATAAAATCTGAAGACGACACAATGTTATCTATTAACATGACTTTCCCAGCTGATTACGCTCTTGAAACACAAAAACAAAAAGCCTTTGATTTCGAAAAGAAGCTACTTTCTAATTCAGATGTAACGGATGTTATTTTACGAATGGGATCTAGCGCAGAAGATGCACAATGGGGACAAACGACGAAAAATAATCTTGCCAGTATATTTGTAGTCTTCAAGAAAGGCTCTGATATTGATCAATATATTAAAGAGTTAAAAAAAGAACATAACGCTTTTGAACCCGCTGAACTTGATTATATAAAAACGAGTTATTCAAGCTCTGGTGGCGGCAATAATTTGCAATTCAACGTAACAGCCACTAACGAAACGAATTTAAAAAAGGCTGCTACTATCGTCGAAACAAAACTAAAAAACATGGATGATCTTTCTAAAGTAAAAACGAATTTAGAAGACTCTAAGAAAGAATGGCAAATCCATGTTGATCAAACAAAGGCCGAACAACTAGGATTAACACCAGAATTAGCAGCTCAACAAGTGGCATTCCTTATGAAGAAATCACCTATTGGTGAAGTGTCAATCAATAATGAAAAAACTACTATTATGATAGAACATAAAAAAGAAAGCATTACTAAACAAGAAGACATTTTAAACACAAACATACTATCACCTATTAATGGACCAATCCCTTTAAAAGACATTGCAACTATTTCAGAAAAACAACTCCAAACAGAAGTCTTCCATAAAGATGGAAAAGAAACGATTCAAATTACAGCAGAAGCTTCAAATGAAGATTTAAGTAAGGTAAGCGCAGAAGTGAACAAAGCGATAACCGACTTAGATTTACCTAGCGGAGCCAAAGTAAATATCGCAGGCGCCACTGAATCTATGCAAGAGAACTTCACAGATTTATTCAAGATTATGGGGATTGCAATCGGGATTGTATATTTAATTATGGTTATTACCTTCGGACAGGCGCGTGCTCCTTTTGCAATCTTGTTCTCCTTGCCATTAGCTGCTGTCGGCGGTATTTTAGGATTAATTATTTCAGGAACACCAGTTGATGTAAATTCCTTGATCGGCGCATTAATGTTAATCGGGATTGTCGTTACAAACGCTATCGTATTAATAGAAAGAGTGCAACAAAATCGGGAACATGGTATGGAAACAAGAGAAGCCTTACTAGAAGCAGGATCCACTAGATTACGCCCAATTATTATGACAGCTATAACAACAATCGTTGCTATGCTCCCACTCCTATTTGGCCAATCACAAGCAGGAAGTATGGTATCAAAAAGTCTAGCCGTTGTTGTTATCGGTGGTTTGGCAGTTTCAACTGTTCTTACATTAGTAGTCGTTCCAGTTATGTATGAACTATTAGATAAAATCGGGAGAAAAAGACGCTCTCGTAGAAAAATAAACACTTCTACAGAAACACCTGATATTTAA